From Paenibacillus sp. PL2-23:
GCTTGCGGCGATTAAGAAGCTGCAGAAGGCTGATGGGCTATGGGGCACCGTACTGGACTATCCGGAGGCTTATGGCGAGGTGTCGGCGACGGCGGGTATTGGCGCGGCGATGGTTACGCAAGGAAATCCGCTGCATGGCAAATACGTGCAGAAGGCGCTAGACGGCTTATTGGCCAACATCGCGGATAACGGCCGCGTTATGAACGTGTCCGGCGGCACGGCCGTCATGAACGACATTGCCGGTTACCTCGGCATCGATCGGAAGTGGGCGCAGGGCTGGGGACAAGGGCTTGCCCTTGCTTTTCTTGCAGCAGTTCTGGAGAATAATATGGAGCAGCAATAAGCTTTGCTAGAGAAGAGGGCAGCCCAATGGCTGTCCTCTTGCTTATGGGCCGAGACGGAGGGTTGTTACAAATTTTTGACGATTCCATAGGTGAACTTGCGTGTGATATACTATCATGTAGAATAGAGTTGAAATATGTCGAATAACTACGAAATGAATGCGGATTCCGACAACGGACACGTGATTCGTTAGGGATTCGCATTTTTGCTGCATAGAATTGAAAAAAGAAGGAGAAATCATCATGAAAAAACATTTAGCGTTTGTTTTGACACTCATGCTTGCGATCAGCGTCATCGCCGCTTGCGGCGGCGGCAATACCAACGAAGGAGCCGCGAATGGCGGCGGGGACGAAGCGGACAAAAAAAGAATAGCGCTTGTTCTGCCTGAGCAAATCGGCGTCAACCCTTTCTTCGCTCTAATGGATGAAGGCTTCAAGCGCGCAGGCGAAGAGTTTGGCGCGGAAGTGAAAACAATCGAATCGACAGACCCGGCCGGCTTCGAGCAGAACCTTCGCTCCACGGTGGCTGAGAATTACGATCTGATTATTACGGCTACATTCCAAGCAGAGGACGCGCTGAATAAGGTTGCGCCGGAAAATCCGGACAAGTCCTTTGCAATTATCGACACAGTGGTGGATCAGCCAAACGTTCGCAGCGTTGTATTCCGCGAGCATGAAGCGGCGTTCCTGCTCGGGGCGGCTGCAGGCCTCTCCACAAAAACCAATAAGGTAGGTGCGGTTGTCGCCATCGACGCTCCGCTGCTGAGCAAATATACAAAAGGCTTTGAGCAAGGCTTGAAGCACACCAACGCTGATGCTGAGTTTTTCGTGAACTACGTCGGCAGCTTTACGGATTCCGCAAAAGGCAAGGAGCTTGCCGTATTGCAGCATTCCAAAGGCGCAGACTTCATCGCGGGTATGGCAGCGGTAGGCGATCTCGGGGTATTCGAAGCGGCGAAGGAGTTTGGCTTCTACGCTTCCGGCCAGGACGTGGACCGCACGGAGCTGGACCCTGAGCATATCGTCTTGTCGCAGCTGAAGGGCACGGATGCTGTAGCATACGAAACGGTTAAAGCATTCATGAGTGGTACATTCGAATTCGGAGCCGCAGACTACGGCTTGAAGGAAGACGGTGTCGGCCTGACGTTTGTTACGAGAGAGAGCAAGTCTCCTCTCAGTCCGTTCGTCGGTCAGGAAACGGTAGACAAGGTGAAGGCAATCGCCGAAGACATCAAGTCCGGCAAGATTGAAGTTATCAACCCGCTAGCTCAATAGTTCATGATACCGGCTGCGATTAGCAGCCGGTTTGCTTGTTGAAAGGAGCGACTGTATGCTGCTGCAAATGGATGGCATTACGAAAAGCTACGGGAGCGTGACCGCGAACCGGAACGTTTCCTTTCAGCTTCAAAAGGGCGAAATTCATGCGCTCGTAGGCGAGAACGGCGCCGGCAAAACGACGCTTATGCGGATTCTATACGGAATGGAGCTTCCGACGTCCGGCGAGATTAAGCTCGGCGGCAAGGCCGTGAGCTTCGACAGTCCGACGGATGCCATTAAGCATGGCATTGGTATGGTGCATCAGCACTTTATGCTGTTCCCCTCGTTCACTATAGCTGAGAATATTGTAATCGGTCGCGAGCCCTCCCGCGCAATCGGCTTCAACCGCAAGGCTGCGGCCGAGGAAACGCTTCGTCTGGGCAAGCAATACGGCATGCCCGTCGATCCTTGGAAGCGAGTTGGAGAATGCTCGCTAGGTGTTCAGCAGCGGGTCGAGATATTGAAGGTGCTCTATCAAGGCGCGGAAATTATTATCTTGGACGAGCCTACAGGTGTATTGACGCCGCTTGAGGTCAAAGAGCTGCTCGTCGCGATCAAGGAGCTTGCGCGGCAAGGGAAAAGCTTCATTCTCATCAGCCACAAGCTTGGTGAAATTATGGAGGTAGCCGATCGGATTACGGTGCTGCGCGATGGCCAAGTAACGGGTACGGTGCATGCATCCGATACGGATGAAGAGCAGCTGTCACGTATGATGGTGGGGCGTGAGCTTGCTTCGCTCCGCCGTTCAGCGGCTGCAACGGGAGACATGGTGCTGGAGGCGAACGGGCTGATTCTGCGAGGCGGGAAGACGAAGCCGCTCCTGGATAATGTCAGCCTTTCTGTGAGAGCGGGGGAAATTGTTGGTATAGCCGGCATTTCGGGCAACGGCCAATCGGAGCTTCTGCAAGTGCTGGGCGGCTTGCTGCAGCCGGATGCTGGCCAGATCAGGCTGTGCGGCCAGGATGTGACGGGTGCGTCGGTAGGAAGGATCCGGACCGCCGGGCTCGCGCATATAC
This genomic window contains:
- a CDS encoding BMP family protein, which encodes MKKHLAFVLTLMLAISVIAACGGGNTNEGAANGGGDEADKKRIALVLPEQIGVNPFFALMDEGFKRAGEEFGAEVKTIESTDPAGFEQNLRSTVAENYDLIITATFQAEDALNKVAPENPDKSFAIIDTVVDQPNVRSVVFREHEAAFLLGAAAGLSTKTNKVGAVVAIDAPLLSKYTKGFEQGLKHTNADAEFFVNYVGSFTDSAKGKELAVLQHSKGADFIAGMAAVGDLGVFEAAKEFGFYASGQDVDRTELDPEHIVLSQLKGTDAVAYETVKAFMSGTFEFGAADYGLKEDGVGLTFVTRESKSPLSPFVGQETVDKVKAIAEDIKSGKIEVINPLAQ
- a CDS encoding ABC transporter ATP-binding protein, which encodes MLLQMDGITKSYGSVTANRNVSFQLQKGEIHALVGENGAGKTTLMRILYGMELPTSGEIKLGGKAVSFDSPTDAIKHGIGMVHQHFMLFPSFTIAENIVIGREPSRAIGFNRKAAAEETLRLGKQYGMPVDPWKRVGECSLGVQQRVEILKVLYQGAEIIILDEPTGVLTPLEVKELLVAIKELARQGKSFILISHKLGEIMEVADRITVLRDGQVTGTVHASDTDEEQLSRMMVGRELASLRRSAAATGDMVLEANGLILRGGKTKPLLDNVSLSVRAGEIVGIAGISGNGQSELLQVLGGLLQPDAGQIRLCGQDVTGASVGRIRTAGLAHIPEDRYMWGVSKEADVTENGIMGHASKLSKRGILRRGQARSMVAGWVERFGIKTGSLQTKAQHLSGGNLQKLIVARELAQQSPFLIAAEPTRGVDVGAMEIIHSELLSKREQQGAILLVSSELTEVLKLSDRILVMFEGRIVGELRAEEATEEKISLLMAGGKAVG